A single region of the Anas platyrhynchos isolate ZD024472 breed Pekin duck chromosome 6, IASCAAS_PekinDuck_T2T, whole genome shotgun sequence genome encodes:
- the HELLS gene encoding lymphoid-specific helicase, protein MPARSAGGSGESPGAEMGEQAVITPAMLAEEEQLEAAGLEKERQMLEKARTSWDRESSDMRYKRLQHLLEKSNIYSKFLLTKMEQQQLEEQRRKEKLEKKREMMLKSAKGQSPADGKEEKSAAKKKRGREDGTYNISEIMSKEEILSVAKKSKVENQDESSSDNLCPEDLQKNGDSNSVIKDRLCQAVRHSAKQFLDPVRKFNGQPVPFQQPKIFTGGVMRWYQVEGMEWLRMLWENGINGILADEMGLGKTIQCIATIALMVERGVPGPFLVCGPLSTLPNWMSEFKRFTPEIPIMLYHGAQQERRKLVRKIHVRQGSLQIHPVVITSFEIAMRDRNALQNCFWKYLIVDEGHRIKNMNCRLIRELKRFNADNKLLLTGTPLQNNLAELWSLLNFLLPDVFDDLKSFESWFDITSITETAEDIIAKEREQNILHMLHQILTPFLLRRLKSDVALEVPPKREVVVYAPLAKKQETFYTAIVNRTIRKLLGNNEEEVIELSPTGRPKRRSRKLVDYCEEHNGSPDDLEKLISKMQEEVEKERPVVEVSMPMDSEVNLKLQNIMMLLRKCCNHPYLIEYPLDPATQQFKVDEDLVKNSGKFLLLDRMLPELKKRGHKVLLFSQMTLMLDILMDYCYLRDFKFSRLDGSMSYSDREENMHRFNNDPEVFLFLVSTRAGGLGINLTAADTVIIYDSDWNPQSDLQAQDRCHRIGQTKPVVVYRLVTANTIDQKIVERAAAKRKLEKLIIHKNQFKGGKSGLAQSKSCLDPQELLELLKSRDYEREVKGSKEKVISDKDLELLLDRSDLIDQMKTPEAIKKEKVGVFKVLEESSDSNAECVF, encoded by the exons GCTCGCACTTCTTGGGACAGGGAGTCAAGTGATATGCGGTATAAGAGGCTTCAGCATTTGCTtgaaaaaagcaacatttaCTCAAAGTTCTTGCTAACCAAAATGGAACAGCAGCAACTGGAG gaacagagaaggaaagagaagttagaaaaaaagagagagatgatGTTAAAATCTGCAAAG ggTCAAAGTCCAGCGGATGGCAAAGAGGAGAAATCAG CTgcaaaaaagaagagaggaagagaagacgGAACATACAACATCTCAGAAATTATGTCCAAAGAG gaaATCTTATCAGTggcaaaaaaaagtaaagtggAAAATCAA GATGAAAGCTCTTCTGATAACCTGTGTCCAGAAGACCTGCAGAAAAATGGAGACTCAAATAGTGTCATTAAGGATAGATTGTGTCAAGCCGTACGACACAGTGCCAAGCAATTCCTTGATCCAGTACGGAAATTTAATGGACAACCAGTGCCCTTTCAACAGCCAAAGATTTTTACTGGAGGTGTCATGAGGTGGTACCAGGTGGAAGGCATGGAGTGGCTAAGG ATGCTTTGGGAAAATGGTATCAACGGCATTTTAGCTGATGAAATGGGGTTGGGGAAGACAATCCAGTGTATTGCAACAATAGCACTGATGGTGGAGCGAGGAGTCCCTGGTCCCTTCTTAGTATGTGGTCCTTTGTCTACTCTTCCAAATTGGATGTCTGAATTCAAAAGATTTACTCCAGAG ATTCCGATAATGCTGTATCATGGAGCTCAGCAGGAACGTCGTAAACTGGTTCGAAAAATTCATGTGCGACAAGGATCACTGCAAATCCATCCTGTGGTCATTACTTCCTTTGAAATCGCAATGCGAGACAGAAATGCCCTGCAG AACTGCTTTTGGAAATACCTGATAGTAGATGAAGGTCACAGGATTAAAAATATGAACTGCCGCCTTATCAGAGAATTGAAACGATTTAATGCAGACAATAAACTGCTGTTGACTGGTACCCCCCTGCAAAACAACTTGGCAGAACTTTGGTCGTTGCTTAACTTCCTGTTGCCAGATGTGTTTGATGATTTGAAAAG ttttGAATCATGGTTTGACATTACCAGCATTACAGAAACTGCCGAAGACATCATTGCTAAAGAAAGGGAGCAAAACATCTTGCATATGCTACatcag ATTCTGACGCCTTTCTTattgagaagactgaaatccgATGTTGCTCTTGAGGTTCCTCCCAAACGAGAAGTTGTGGTATATGCGCCCCTGGCAAAGAAGCAAGAAACATTCTATACTGCTATTGTAAATCGCACCATTAGGAAACTGCTTGGAAATAACGAG GAAGAAGTAATAGAGTTGAGTCCAACAGGCCGACCAAAACGCCGTAGTCGAAAACTGGTTGATTATTGTGAAGAACATAATGGTTCACCTGATGACTTGGAAAAATTGATCAGCAAAATGCAAGAGGAAGTGGAAAAAGAGAG GCCGGTGGTAGAAGTGAGCATGCCCATGGATTCAGAGGTGAACCTTAAACTACAGAATATTATGATGTTACTGAGGAAATGCTGTAATCACCCCTATCTTATTGAATACCCATTGGACCCTGCTACGCAACAATTCAAG GTTGATGAAGATTTAGTAAAGAATTCAGGCAAGTTCCTTCTCTTGGACCGGATGCTTCCAGAATTGAAAAAGAGAGGACATAAG GTCTTGTTGTTCTCACAAATGACTCTAATGCTTGACATCTTGATGGATTACTGCTATTTGAGAGACTTCAAATTTAGTCGATTGGATGGGTCTATGTCTTACtcagacagagaagaaaat ATGCATCGATTTAATAATGACCCTGAAGTCTTCCTGTTCTTAGTGAGTACAAGAGCTGGAGGCTTGGGCATTAACCTAACTGCGGCAGATACAGTTATCATATACGATAGTGACTGG AACCCCCAGTCGGACTTGCAGGCCCAAGACAGGTGTCATAGAATTGGCCAGACAAAACCAGTGGTTGTCTATCGTCTTGTGACAGCAAACACAATTGATCAGAAGATTGTGGAGAGAGCTGCTGCCAAGAGGAAGTTGGAGAAGCTGATTATCCACAAAA ATCAGTTTAAAGGTGGCAAATCTGGCCTAGCACAGTCAAAGAGCTGTCTGGACCCTCAGGAATTACTAGAATTACTGAAATCCAGAGACTATGAAAG AGAGGTTAAAGGATCTAAAGAAAAAGTAATCAGTGATAAAGACCTTGAGTTACTCTTGGATAGAAGCGATCTTATTG aTCAAATGAAAACTCCTGAAGcaattaagaaggaaaaagtgggTGTCTTCAAGGTCTTGGAGGAATCATCGGATTCCAATGCAGAATGTGTCTTTTAA